The region CCCCTGCTCAGGCgtaccttcccttcccctccccagcctggaggGTCTCCTTTCCTGGGTATCAGCTGTTCAGACCTGGGGCTTCAGGTCCCCGGCCCAAGGGCAGCCAGAGCTGAGTGCTGCGCTCTCTTCCCCGTCCCAGCCGACATCTACGATAAGGTATCTGGCGAGATGCAGAAGAAGGGCTATGACTGCGAGTGCCTGGGAGGCGGGCGCATTTCCCACCAGAGCCAGGACAAGAAGATCCACGTGTACGGCTACTCCATGGTGAGGCCGCTCTCCAATCCCCTGCCTGCTCTTGCTGCTGTCTCAGCTGCGGAACTCACTCCTGGCCCGCAGCCTCCCCGTTTCCCACGTgcacagggtgggagggagaccaCCACCTGCCCCTCAGCTAGAGCGGGCTgagtcctgcccctgccccaagaGCCTGATTGGGCTGCCACTGTCCCTCAGCCCTTTGAGTTGTCAGTATTGGGGTAAAACTCAGAGGCCCCACCCTCTTCCTTTACCAAACTACCAGTGGGGGAAACACAGGGGCTTTCTTTCAACACCTGGAGTAGTGCAGGCTGTGGGCTAAAGGGCCCCATTACGAGGTCTGTTCACCTTGGTGGCCACCTAGGGTGGTTGGGGGATGTTGGCACTTGGCTCTGCCCTGGGACTTTGCCTCGATCTGGCTCCGGAGCATCACAGCCAACTGGCCACCAAGCGCTAGCACGCAGGCTGTAAGAGACGCTGTTTCTCTTCAGGGATTTGGTCGTGCCCAGCACTCTGTCTCCACCGAGAAGATCAAGGCCAGGTACCCTGACTACGAGGTCACCTGGGCTGACGACGGCTACTGAGGGCCCCTGAGGCCTGCTGACTCCAGCCGCCCATTCAGGACTCTGCCCTTGAAGCCCCCTCCAGAGGGGCGGGGCCACACCCCTGCCCGTCCCCTCGAGCTGCCACCCTGCCCAGGCCTTGGGGACAGACACCAGCCTGGCTTAGGGCCCAGGTTTACCTCGCCCAATGGAATTAAAGTATTGCCACCACATCTGGTCCCTGGGTGCTGTGTGTCTTGGCTTCTCTGCTCCTGGGTCATCCCTCCAGACCCCTGAGTAGAGCAGGTAGGTAGCGGAGAGACAGAGGCAGCCCTAGGGGCAGCAGGTCCCCTCCAGGCTGCCCCTCATTCAGCTCTACCTCTGGTTGCCCCAGGGAGTAACAGTGCACAGTCAGCCCTTTGAGGTCTGATAAGAGGCCCCCCATCGCTAGTTGCTGTCCCCATTTATGGCCTAATTGCCTTTCCTCCTGGCTGCTATCCCCAAGGACATCTGGGAGGAGGCCCACCTCACTCTTACCCAAGGAGTTAGTGCCTGGTTCCTCGGTGCCTGGGGCGGGGGTGCCCACCCCAAGGTGCAATGCAGGGAGGGCGCCAGTGACCACCACCCTGGAGGCTTATTCCAGTGTGCCCATGTGCTCTGCCAGCTGAGGT is a window of Desmodus rotundus isolate HL8 chromosome 1, HLdesRot8A.1, whole genome shotgun sequence DNA encoding:
- the PHPT1 gene encoding 14 kDa phosphohistidine phosphatase: MAAAGLAQIPDVDIDPEGVFKYVLIRVRAAAPSESPAGESKDIVRGYKWAEYHADIYDKVSGEMQKKGYDCECLGGGRISHQSQDKKIHVYGYSMGFGRAQHSVSTEKIKARYPDYEVTWADDGY